GGCAACTTCTCAAAAGTAACCTTACAAGTTAGATAATTCTCATGACCATGTGAGATTGAAAGTGGTAGGAAAGTTCGTAGACTCTTTGCTTCAGAGAATGCCTTTTCAAATTTGGTGACCCCATCAAACTTACCGGAAATGTAAGAAGAATGACGAGTCTTTGGAGAGCATTTGCCATCCACCTTATCCTCCAATCTGAAATATGTATCACCAGAGGCCCACCGTGCCAAATCACCAACAAGGTCATGCATTACATAAAGTGAATTACTTTTGCTCAACTTTTGAAATAATGACCTAGATAACAGCTCCTCAAAATAGTTGCCACCAATATCTTCCATCTGGTTATTTCCTTCTGGCTGCTGAAGAATACCCTCTGCCATCCATAGAAGGATTAATTGCGTCTTCCCAAATTCATAGTTATTGGGAAATATTGAGCAATAGGCAAAGCACCTCTTTAAAGTTGAAGGAAGATAATGATAACTCAGCTTCAAAACTGGGAGTATGTTACTCTCGTTATTTGATATACTCCACAACTTGTCATCCAATACTTCATTCCATCTGTCAACTTCTTCACAACGTAAAATaccaccaagagtttttgcCGCCAATGGCAGTCCATTGCATTTTTCAACAATTTTCTTGGCAAATACTGCATCAAAATTTGGTGGTCTGTGATTGTTAATATGTTGCATAAATACATTCAGACACTCTTCACCTGATAGAACCTTCAAATTGTACACTTCAGTGGCTCCAATCAATTTTGCAACTTTTTCTTCACGTGTTGTGACGAGTATTTTACTTCCTGGTGCTCCAACACGGAAGTGGGACTGCATTGTTGTCCATGACTCGTAGTCACATGTGCTCCAGACATCATCTAAAACAATCAAAAATCTTTTACCTGCTATTGCCctattcaaatcatcttgcacTTCACTGAAATCATTCTGATCACATGGCTGGGATGTGACTTTCCTACAAATAGCTCTCGTCACTCTTTCAAGATTGAAGTTATGAGACACAGATACCCACACCTTTGGGTAAAACTGTTCCATAGCATCAGCTATGAAGACATGTGCTGCAACTGTTGTCTTGCCGACTCCTGGCATACCAACAATGCCAACTGAATGAAAATTGGTGGTACGAGAAGACTCATAGTCTCTTGACAATGATCCAACAATCTTTCTTATTTCCCCATCTCTTCCAGCCACAGGTGTATTCAACACAATAGAACTCGGTGACCTTTGCAATGCTGGTAAGGAAGTAGTCTCAATGTTTGAGTTTACATTCTTCAATAGCTCCTTTTGTTTTGTGGATATATAATTTCCGTAATCGAGGAGTAATGCCCTCCATTTCGGAGTTATTAAAGTACAACTTAACTTTTTGAATGAAGCTTCGTACCTTACTTGAGCAAGCTCCAGTTTCATCCATTCCTGTCAGCATCTGAGTGGACAACTTGTCGAGTATGTCATCCACATCATAGGCCAAATGCGTGAGCTCAATCAACCACTGGTGCATTGCCTCATTGATCATCAGTTGATTCTCCTCTGCATCACTGACAAGCTGCTCAATTTCAGACACCGTCTCGCTCCATTTCTCAAGCTTTTTGGCAACTCCTTTCTGCTGTGCATAGTTGAGGAAGTCACGAGAGGTCAATCTCTCCAACAACACCTTAAGGAATGCTGCAAGAAAGATTTCTCCCATTGTCATAGTGATTCTTTCGTCGTGAGGAAGCAATCAAAGTGAAAACAGCCAAGATGATAGAgaacaaaatcaatgaaataTGACGAGATTCTAGGATgagttttcttttgttacaTGGGGGTCAAAACAAAAAACCTACACCAGGACAGACCTGGACTGAGAAAAGCCTCCATGAtcaaacttatatatatatatatatatatatatata
This portion of the Rosa chinensis cultivar Old Blush chromosome 1, RchiOBHm-V2, whole genome shotgun sequence genome encodes:
- the LOC112199766 gene encoding putative disease resistance RPP13-like protein 1 — encoded protein: MGEIFLAAFLKVLLERLTSRDFLNYAQQKGVAKKLEKWSETVSEIEQLVSDAEENQLMINEAMHQWLIELTHLAYDVDDILDKLSTQMLTGMDETGACSTLQRSPSSIVLNTPVAGRDGEIRKIVGSLSRDYESSRTTNFHSVGIVGMPGVGKTTVAAHVFIADAMEQFYPKVWVSVSHNFNLERVTRAICRKVTSQPCDQNDFSEVQDDLNRAIAGKRFLIVLDDVWSTCDYESWTTMQSHFRVGAPGSKILVTTREEKVAKLIGATEVYNLKVLSGEECLNVFMQHINNHRPPNFDAVFAKKIVEKCNGLPLAAKTLGGILRCEEVDRWNEVLDDKLWSISNNESNILPVLKLSYHYLPSTLKRCFAYCSIFPNNYEFGKTQLILLWMAEGILQQPEGNNQMEDIGGNYFEELLSRSLFQKLSKSNSLYVMHDLVGDLARWASGDTYFRLEDKVDGKCSPKTRHSSYISGYF